Proteins encoded in a region of the Perca fluviatilis chromosome 6, GENO_Pfluv_1.0, whole genome shotgun sequence genome:
- the LOC120560526 gene encoding GTPase IMAP family member 8-like: MFTVEHTMATAASDDLYPLKRSSSCEWLPPNMSELRVVLLGNSWSERSSVGNLILGETVFKTEEEPDCCQRVRGQLEEKRIVLINTPDLLHPNISEEKLTEHVENCVRLSDPGPHVFLLVLQPEDFTEKHKVKLCRILEKFSDGSFNHSLDLISTPRIERSGLMETYMEHPPLKDMIRKCRYRYLKLKGLEPPELLTRLGQTVKENNGEHVSCDVFKDTTSTLPGDHQSPKQKETQTPITDAVKAAGLQLVNKITAQLSLSEKTPVAHTSAFRIVLLGKSEDKQKKLCNFIFRDKGFPYQRMSQIKQSVATFGDWRGRPLTLVKTPDMFGLSEENVRREVMRCVTLCPPGPNVLLLLVKPSDFTEKNRQTLKFILSLFGQDAFKYSMIIMTHEGDEMSVCVNELLKDCGGRHYSMSEDDHRSLLQKIEKIVHENKGTFLTFTEEIIRPTSGHIRPALNLVLCGRRGAGKTSAAKAILGQTELHSVSNPSECVKHQGEVCGRRVSLVELPALYGERQEAVMEESFRCISLCDPEGVHAFILVLPVGPLTDEDKGELQTIQNTFSSRVNHFTMILFTVESDPTAPDVVKFLKENKDIQELRQSCGGRYVVLNIEGQQQIPELLDAVEKTMKSQNKPNVYTAETFAHVQMEKIIQQHHELERLKSKITCDDEKQSPECLRIVLIGKTGCGKSSSGNTILGSKEFRAASTQRSVTKECQKIHPFLFTRGDSLENEEQSNEQYIEMGCDASFKKLIADCGGRYHVFNNYDKQNRTQVSELITKIDTMVKENGGSCYSNEMLQEAEAAIQKEVEKILKEKEEEMQREREELGRKHKEEMEAVKRKMEEQRAEIVKERKLREKELDEKEQNIKKEHEERKKEQKMREEEDRKRKQEEENQRQKWQQKVEALEQKIRSESESKETIDKKLEETREEMRKERENWEKERKEEWEKREKEDKQKQQEEQTRFRKLQEEFEQEREKYEKKREEEDRIRREEEEKERKDIEENYKKEMENLKKTHEEGARKKAEEFNEFKEEKKKEFAAQKQMHEKQMKEKDQQYDILKALSVHKEKELKKKQKEQIKKKQGEIYDFLKNVTKKIEGLSEINKLMKKHEKEMEQEKNEDVKKSMRQQHEKEIIDLIPTFWKKEDKEDASWWTRFTFYWF, encoded by the exons ATGTTCACAGTAGAGCACACCATGGCGACTGCAGCATCAG ATGATCTGTATCCTCTGAAGCGCTCGAGTAGCTGTGAGTGGCTGCCACCTAACA TGTCTGAGCTGAGGGTTGTTCTGCTGGGGAACAGCTGGTCTGAGAGGAGTTCAGTGGGGAACTTGATACTGGGAGAGACTGTGTTCAAAACTGAGGAAGAACCAGACTGCtgtcagagagtcagaggacagTTGGAGGAGAAAAGAATAGTTCTGATCAACACTCCCGATCTGCTGCACCCCAACATCTCTGAAGAAAAACTGACAGAACATGTAGAAAACTGTGTGAGACTTTCTGATCCTGGCCCTCATGTGTTCCTGCTGGTTCTACAGCCTGAAGACTTCACTGAGAAACACAAAGTGAAGCTCTGCAGAATCCTTGAAAAGTTTAGTGACGGATCATTTAATCATTCATTGGATCTGATATCAACACCCAGAATAGAGAGATCAGGTTTAATGGAAACATACATGGAACACCCTCCATTAAAAGACATGATCAGAAAATGTAGATACAGATACTTGAAGCTGAAGGGTCTTGAACCTCCAGAGCTGTTAACACGCTTGGGTCAAACTGTGAAGGAGAACAATGGAGAGCATGTGAGCTGTGATGTATTTAAGGACACAACATCTACTTTACCAGGTGATCATCAAAGTCCAAAACAAAAGGAAACACAAACTCCCATCACAGATGCTGTTAAAGCTGCTG GGCTGCAACTGGTTAACAAAATCACTGCGCAATTATCACTCTCAGAGAAAACCCCTGTGGCTCACA CATCAGCATTCAGGATTGTGCTTCTGGGAAAAAGTGAGGACAAACAGAAAAAGCTTTGTAACTTCATCTTTAGGGACAAAGGTTTTCCTTACCAAAGAATGTCCCAAATCAAGCAAAGTGTGGCCACCTTTGGAGATTGGAGAGGGAGACCATTAACATTAGTGAAAACTCCAGACATGTTCGGTCTGTCTGAGGAGAACGTGAGAAGAGAGGTTATGAGGTGTGTGACTCTTTGTCCTCCTGGACCAAATGTCCTCCTGCTGTTAGTGAAACCATCTGATTTCACTGAGAAGAATAGACAAACACTGAAGTTCATCCTGAGTTTGTTTGGTCAAGATGCCTTTAAGTACTCAATGATCATCATGACACATGAGGGGGATGAAATGAGTGTATGTGTTAATGAACTCCTTAAAGACTGTGGAGGAAGACACTACAGCATGTCTGAAGATGACCACAGATCATTGTTGCAGAAGATTGAGAAGATTGTGCATGAAAACAAAGGAACCTTCCTCACCTTCACTGAAGAGATCATCAGACCAACATCTGGACACATCAGACCAGCTTTAAACCTGGTTCTGTGtgggaggagaggagcagggaAGACTTCAGCAGCCAAGGCCATTTTAGGACAGACAGAGCTCCATTCAGTCTCCAACCCATCAGAGTGTGTTAAACATCAGGGAGAGGTGTGTGGACGTCGGGTGTCCCTGGTGGAGCTGCCTGCCTTGTATGGAGAACGTCAGGAGGCAGTGATGGAGGAATCATTCAGGTGTATCTCCCTCTGTGATCCTGAGGGTGTCCATGCCTTCATCCTGGTCCTACCTGTGGGTCCCCTCACTGATGAAGACAAAGGAGAGTTACAGACCATCCAGAACACTTTCAGTTCTCGAGTCAATCACTTCACCATGATTCTGTTCACTGTGGAGTCAGATCCTACAGCTCCAGATGTTGTTAAGTTTCTTAAGGAAAACAAGGACATCCAGGAGCTCCgtcagagctgtggaggaagatatGTTGTTCTCAACATCGAGGGCCAGCAGCAGATCCCAGAGCTGTTGGATGCTGTGGAAAAGACGATGAAATCtcaaaacaaaccaaatgtCTATACAGCTGAAACCTTTGCACATGTACAAATGGAAAAGATCATACAACAACACCATGAACTTGAAAGGCTGAAGAGCAAGATCACTT GTGATGATGAGAAGCAGAGCCCAGAGTGTCTCAGGATTGTGCTGATAGGGAAGACCGGCTGTGGAAAGAGCTCTTCAGGAAACACCATTCTAGGAAGTAAAGAGTTCAGAGCTGCATCAACCCAAAGATCAGTCACCAAAGAGTGTCAGAAA ATTCATCCATTTCTTTTCACAAGAGGAGATTCATTGGAAAATGAGGAGCAGTCCAATGAACAATACATTGAAATGGGATGTGATGCTTCCTTTAAGAAACTGATCGCTGACTGTGGAGGAAGATACCATGTGTTCAATAACTATGATAAACAAAACCGGACACAAGTCAGTGAGCTGATAACCAAGATTGACACCATGGTGAAGGAAAATGGAGGCAGCTGCTACAGCAACGAGATGCTGCAAGAGGCCGAGGCAGCTATACAGAAAGAAGTGGAGAAGATCCTGAAGGAGAAGGAAGAagagatgcagagagagagggaggaactgGGAAGAAAACATAAGGAAGAAATGGAAGCagtgaaaagaaaaatggaagaacagagagcagaaattGTAAAGGAGAGAAAACTGAGAGAAAAAGAACTTGATGAAAAGGAGCAAAACATTAAGAAGGAAcatgaggagagaaagaaagaacagaagatgagagaagaagaagacaggaagagaaaacaagaggaagaaaaTCAACGACAGAAGTGGCAACAGAAAGTTGAAGCTTTGGAGCAAAAAATaagatcagaatcagaatctaaGGAAACCATTGACAAAAAGCTGGAGGAGACCagagaagagatgagaaaaGAACGAGAGAACtgggagaaggaaagaaaagaagagtggGAAAAACGAGAAAAAGAAGATAAACAGAAACAACAGGAGGAGCAAACAAGATTTAGAAAGCTTCAAGAAGAATTCGAAcaggaaagagaaaaatatgaaaagaaaagagaagaagaggacagaattagaagagaggaagaggaaaaagagagaaaagacattGAAGAGAACTATaagaaagaaatggaaaatCTCAAGAAGACACATGAAGAAGGAGCCAGAAAGAAAGCTGAAGAGTTCAATGAgttcaaagaagaaaaaaaaaaagagtttgcaGCTCAGAAGCAAATGCATGAGAAACAAATGAAAGAGAAAGACCAGCAATATGACATCTTAAAGGCACTTTCAGTCCACAAAGAAAAAGAAttaaagaagaaacaaaaagaacaaataaagaaaaaacaggGCGAAATTTATGACTTCCTGAAAAATGTGACCAAAAAGATAGAAGGTCTGTCAGAAATTAATAAGTTAatgaaaaaacatgaaaaagaaatGGAACAGGAGAAAAATGAGGATGTAAAGAAGAGTATGCGGCaacaacatgaaaaagaaaTTATTGACTTGATaccaacattttggaaaaaagaagacaaagaagACGCATCATGGTGGACGCGTTTCACATTCTATTGGTTCTGA